The following is a genomic window from Fusarium oxysporum Fo47 chromosome IV, complete sequence.
TTGGTCAGCTGTACACTCTGCGACAGCTGAGCGTGCGCGCATCAAAGGTTGACCTGAAGGAAGGTGAGGGTGTTGTCGAGAGCAAGACCATTTCCATGTAAGTTCCACATGCGCTCATTTGCCTTCCTATCTTTAGTACTAACATATGCCTCAGTGAGCGCGCTGCCGCCAAGAAGCAACTCCTCTGCGACCTTTGCGATATCCTCGTTCCTGTCTCCGGTCTCGGATGGGTTTCCTTCCTCGATGACGGCATTGTCGGTCTCACTGGTACCTTGAGTAGCGTCATCGGTGTCTACACCCAATGGAAGAAGACTGCTTAATCTTGAACACATACCAAAACCCAACAATACCCGATACCATATCTATACACACTTCGTAATCCCTTATAAAGCGCGTCACACTGTTATTTGTTCGGTCCGGCATCTTTCTTTTTGTACTATACGGGGGCGACATGGTTGGGTTGTTGTCCGAAGTAAATCACGAGTATCAGGTTCACTCGTTGTGCAGTAATGCCATGTCAATTTGAACATACAAAATCAAAAGTTGGATTATTTTGACCCTTTTCTGTGATAAAAGCAAAAACTACCTAGCAAGTAACGACTCTTAGTGAGTGGTCCCAAAATCTTCCTCCAGGTTATAGTATAAGACAAAATAAAAGCAAATAAGCAAACCCTCACCCACGACGGCTTCCTCATAGTCATACACTATAGTTCATATTACCCAAGACATTCAAGTCGTGTGCGCCCGTGGCTTTTCCCGGTAACCGTCAACTCTCGTAATATCCTCAGCCCTACACCTGACGCCATCCTAATGTCCCTCACACTTGTGTTGCTCGTTGAGAATATCACCAGTCGGTCGTCAATCATTGTTGCGCATATCTGCTTGTTGATCGTTTCAATCTTGCCCTTCCTACCTCATGACTGGTCGTCAATGTTTCACGCCATTTAGCGCATTCGGTTGAGAGTAGATCTAGCACCGTCGGTCAAGGACAGTCCCGCCAAGCAAGCGCCCAAAGCGGTAATGGGATATGGATTTACCAGTAGCGTCCACCACGATCATAGTCTCGGGGATAACCACCATCTCGTGGGTATCCGCCCTCTCGCGGAGGGAAATCTCGAGGAGGTCGGTCATAAGGAGGTCGCCCATTGGCATAGGGATCGGGCGGAGGAGGGTAGTCGCGGCGATAGGGGTCATCGTAGCGGCCGcgagggggagggggaggatAGTCCTCCATGGGAcggcgaggaggagatcgaTAACGGGCGCGATCATCATAGTAATCGCGACGAGGACTACGATCTCGGTAGCCGtaaccaccaccaccgcgAGGACTATATCCGCGGGGAGGGCCACGCCGATCGTAGTCGTCCATGGGAGGAGGATAAGGTCGACGTCCTGGGGAGCGGGATCGACCGCGCTCGCGAGGAGGCATGTCCGGCTGAGTCTAGAATGTCATGTCAGACTTGAGTTCTTACAAGGAGAGGGGGCTTCCTTGTCATACGTCAGCAACGCATTGGACTCGCTGTCCCTTGAATTCACGCCcgtcgagcttctcaacagccGTTCTAAGGTCTGCTGCAGTCTCGAATTCGACGAAACTGTTCCATGTTAGCCACCAAGACAGATAACGCGCAAGCAACTACTCACCCTCGGCCGTTCGAGTCGCGACCAGTTTCAGAATAGACAACGTCCAAGCTAGACTGACGCGCAAAGTCTTTGAGATCCTATTTCCAGAATCCACGTAAGTTGCTGTCCAGGAAGGGGAACGCCGGAAGTCCATGTAATCCACAAAATGATAGTGCAGTCCGTCAAGTCAACAACCAGGAAGCAAAACCGGGAGAGGGGGTGGAGGGGTCCGTGGAAGTTGTCCCCTAAACCTAGTCCCGGTGTAGTACCAATGGGTCGAAACCAGAAAAACCAGAGATGCGCGCAAATCACAAGGGGAGGGTCCAGGAAATCCAGCGATGAGCAACGGGGAGGATTGAACAGACCTGCCAAGAGGTATCGTTTGGAAGTCCCGTAATCTGCATTCGATGAGGGGTTCGACGAGGCCGCGGCGCGGTGCGCTCATGGTTGCCAAAACCGCCCTCGCGATGCCGGGAACCGCGGGCGAACTGGACAGTGAGTCGTTCTCCCATGAAATCAGAGCCATCTTTCGAAGTCGCACGTTAGCCAGGGAGGAGGGGTGGAGTCTACGGTGGTGACATACGGAAGGCTAGATGGATCATTAGCAAGCGCGTCGCAATACAAAAGATGAGGGGGGATAACTTACCCGGTACAACATCACGGGCATCCATGGGGTCCTTGTACTCGATGAAACCGAAGCCATTCATGAGCTTAACCTCGGTGATTTCTCCGGTACCATGAGTCGCGAAGTGAGCCTCGACATCGGATTTGGTAGCTGTTGGGCAGCAAGTCAGTGGTTTGACTGAGAGCGTCAGGGCGATGAGTCCGGACCATTGCGAGGGAGGTTTCCCAAGTACAGCCGGGTGGCTGATACCTCCGTCATGTTGCCGTTGGGAGGAGCGTCGTCGGGTCAAGCAAGAGAGGGATCCAGATGGAGAAGCAGAAAGTCGTATATGGATCAAAGCCAGGGATATTCCAGATTAAATGTCCACGGCCAGTTACGCGATGGACCAACAAAAGAGTCAGAGTCAAAACGCGGGGGTTTGAGAAGGTGGCGGTTTTGGACGAggattgactttgatgatgatgatatggaAAGCGACGATGGtggagaggagaaagagaacATGGGCGCAAGTTACTAACCCAAGGCAAGGTAGGACTCGCCTAAACGCGACGAAAAAGGCTGGGGCCAAAAGGCGGCAGGACACGGCAGAATGGTCAGATCGAGAAGGTGCCCCGGATCCCGCTATCTCGGGCGCTGAAGCTGCTTCGCTAGCGTCACATGCGAACGCTTTCGCTTGCATTAAAGCCTACATAACACAACGTTACTGTAGCTGTAGTTTGCCTAGACTGGCAACTCACATGTAAAATACGATCCAATCGTTCGTGATCTGATCACCTCGTACAAGAATCCTTCATTCATCCATTGTCATTACTATTACTTCATGGCCATCTGTCAACGGCAACTTACACATGGAATGGATATCTATAACAACAAGTAGCctccaaaaaaaaaaaaaaaaaaaaaaaaaaaaaaaagaaagaggctTCTTCATTTACGAAACCATAAGTCATTCATTTCGCTCAATCccgcatcatcatcatcgtcgtcgtatCAGCCCAACTTGACTCCCTTGTCAGTGACGCCCAACGCCTCGCTGTGCTTTGCCCTGTATCATGTGCTTTGTGGAGAAGAACAATAAGATCTTTTATCCATAACCCTACGGTTCCTCGAAAAGGACCGAGACAATTTCATCAATCATAGTAAATACGAGGTGTGCACTGTAGATGGGTTAGTTGAGCTCATACACAAGTTGGAGATGAAACTAAAGAACTTACTTCAACCTCGAGTTGTTCAACGTTGCAAATATACGACGACTGGCTGTCTGAGCATTGACTCTTCCAACAACACTACCTGCGAGATCTGGCACCAATGTGGCCAGCATCAAGCTCGCCTCGGTCCgtgtctttttcttttcggCAGCTGTTCGCGGTTTGCGATCTCGTTGTAACTGGCCTCCAGGCCATAGACTATCTTGCACCAACGCAATGTATTTGAGAATGTTTTCGTCTTGAACAAGCATCTTGACATTGTCTCGCACTTTTCTTTCAATCGTACCACCAAGAAGTTGTTGCAGAACAACTACTACCGCTCTGCCACGAAGCCAGTTGTTTCCCTTGTTGAGCTCAAAAATCTCAAGAAAGATGTCGCAGATCGGTTTGATGAACGGTTCAAGTTCCTTATTCTCAAATGCATTCAACTCTGCCTCAGCTTCAGCGGCTGGAAACGTATCTTCGTTAATATTGAGAGGAACCGCGTTGAGCTGGTTAGTAGCCGCTGCAATGAGGTTCTGGCCAGCTTCAGATATCTGGTCCAGAACAGGAATATTTCCAAGGATGTCATCCATTCCATCCGCAACAGAATCATACAACCGAgtcatcatgtctttcttGTCTTCGCGATCCAAGATATCTTGACCTTGTGTGATTACGCTCTGCGAAAGGAAGGCTCTGAGTTCCCGGCTGCGGCAAACTTCTGGTAAGAGAAGTAGGTCTTGTAGATACTGCTGCAGGGCAGTTCGTCGTTTGCGTAGAAACTCGCTCTGGAATTTCATCACCATGCGCCGCCGAGGAAAGTCAAGATTTCGCACTGACGGGTATCGAGACCGCAGCTTTTGGTGAAGTTCGTGGAACTCGCTGTATCGCCGCGAAATCACCCATGACGCAGCAGGCATCTGCTCTCCAGCATTTCTCTGGACTTCAATAACGTAGAGCGCAAACTCCcgaccatcttcttctcttcccaCTTGGATGGACTTGATTTTGATGGTCGAGCGGCCGTAGAGACTGTTGTCGCTCTCCTGAATCACGTACTGCTGCCGTTGGAGCTCCTTGCGCCTGATCTCCCTTTGCAGAGACGCTTTGGACTTCCTAAGAATGCGCAGCTCGGCAGTATTGTTTGTCAACTCTGCCTTTCGCGTCAACGATTCCACAACCGCTTCCTGCGCCACCAAGCGATCGATATCGTTTGAGAGAGCAGTGATGGCTTCTGCCAATCCAAGGTCTCCTGGTGCTGCTTCATGcacttcatcctcgtcgtcagGCGGTGGCCCGTCATCTGGATCACCGTCGTCAGGGAGATCTTTGTTGTTATCGCCAAACAGATCGTCATCCACGAAAACACCGATTCGTGAAGCCGCACTGACGAGACCAAGTGACGAAAGGCTTGGTTTCTCGCCTTCCTTGTTCGCCATAGGAGGTCGAATGCCCATATCCAGAGAGCCACGATGAGACTCGTTATCATTGCCCGAGAAGAGACTTGATGCATTATCATCAATACCTCCAATACTGCTGCCGCCAGGGCCGCCAGGGCCGCCGAAAAGGGAGGCACGAAGAGCTTCAGCAGTTTGAGGACGATCATCCTCCATGATATCGGTAAAGGCCTGTTCTACTGCCTTCACAACTTGGGTATCTGGTAGTTGCTGGCTGTTCGCATCTGGATCTAGACTCTGCACGGAATCTCCTAGTCCATCAGTATCGatgtcatcgtcgtcgaatagAGGATTGAAAGAGCCTTCGTCTAACGAGCGCCTAGCTCGATGTCCATGCCCATTACCATTAGATGTCAAAGATTTAAGATCTGATGCAGATCCTGTACGTTTCCCAGCATTTGACAATTGGGGCGTCAGCCGCGATACTGGTCTTGGCTTTGCCGGCAAAGTCTTGCTCGCACGGTTGGTTGCTGATGCCTGTGtctgtgcctgtgcctgtACTTCTGGCTGTGGTGTCGATCTGAGAGTCTGAATAttggctgcttcttcagctgcaAGACATTTGTAAAATAGATCCGACTTCTTGAAACTCTGAAAGAAGCGTGACCGCATTTCCTCTAGGACGGCGCTCTGGGCCTTCAAGATAGCTCGCCGCGCTCTATAGTATTGTAACGGGGTGGCTGACTTTCCTGCCTTGATGAACTCCTTGACTTCATTCCTCGAATGATCCGGGACCTTTAACTCTGGCCTCGAAAGATAGGCCTGGTTAATCTGTTGTAAATCCTGGCGGTCGGCATCTGTCCACATTGGCAGGGTTGATGGCAGTTCGTCATCTGGGCCATCATCTTCTAGAGGGTTTCGAAATCCgtcaacgacaagccagaACTGCACTAAAGGCATGAGATTTTGTCGATCCATGTATTCCATAAAGTAAGAAAGCGCTGAAGAATCTCGCAGAATATCTACTAGTGGCGCACTCTCTAGCTTGGActgtgaagaagaagtcgatgGTAAAGGCAAAGGACCAGGTGGACGACGTTCGccaccagcagcaagatgATTAACCCGTTGGTCTAGCAGCCTCTTTCCCATCTCCAATCGACGAAGGTAAACCTGGTCTTGATTGTCTTCAAGAGAATCCCTCTTCAGTTGACTAGCGACTTCGCTACGAAAACGACGTGCATCTGATAGGTTATTGACCTTGCGAATAGCACGGATAAACTTCTCGAACTTGCGCTCACTGTCTCCAGGAGCGACTCTGGGCATGGAAGCCAACTTGTTGGCTTTGGGCGTCGAAGGAGCATGCTGGTCCAAAGCTGCTCGGAGTTTTCTCACGGTTGATCGATCCTGAAGCATTGAGCGGCCCAGATTCTCCATCAGTTGATTCCAAGTGTCTGGTTCAGAGAGAAGTTGGATCACAGGGAACAGAACGGCGCACGCAACGATCTCGCGAATAATAATCGATACAGCTCGACTGGACAACATGTTCTCGGGTAGTATTTGGGGTACAATCTTTGCGACAAGAGACCTGAGGTAGTCCTGCTGGACCATCTTTGTGTCGGGAAACGACAAAGAAGCAGCTGGATGTAGGCGCCCATCACGAAATTTTGAGGCAATAGCTAGGTCCAGCTCTTCAGATTCAGTGACAGAACGGTTGAGTTTCTTTCCTCGCACTGATTTCTCCGCTTCGTAGAAGTCTCGGAAGTGGGCGGTGAGGAGAGGAACAAGACGGCTAGTGACGAGCTCCGCCAGGTCCTTATGACGAAGGAAATCAGTCAAGCTCAGCAACGCCTGCCGCACCGCTTGATCGACCTGGTTCGAAAAAGACGGGTTGCGACTAATATTTGAGTACCAGCTATTCACAAAGTCCCGGGTTATAAGGCCAAGCAAGTTGTCGATAGCTTCGGAAACGCGGGGTGATTCGGGGTCTATTGGAGTCGGAGTATATGATTGTCGCTGGCGCAGTCCCTGCACCTCTAGTCGCCATGACTTCTTACCGAGGAAGGTAACGCCATGTGGTTGTAGTATTCGATCGCTTGGCCGTCGTGATACGAGAAAGAGACCAGCTAAGAGGGCGACGAGAGTAACAAGGGAGCCAGCAACAAAGGCATGGCCTGCCCAGCGGAGGACAGGTGACCAGCTCGCAGCGAAGCCCCAAGCTATGAAGGCGGCGAGTCCAGCAACAATGACATCTCTACGCTTGAGGGCCATCACCAGGATGTTGACCTCAGAGCCACATTCTTGAACGAAGATGGATTGGATGTAAGTGGTGAAGTTGGTGGTGCTAGGTAGTGGAGGTGCCGTTAGGTTAGGTGAGGTGGCTGTCGATTACAGTGGATGCTGTCATTTTGATGGACCCCTGTCAAAATAAGGTGGTCTGCGGGACAAGGAACCCTTGCCAGCACCCGCCAGAGACGAGTGACATTGCCTGCAGGTACAAATAATTACCTATCGAATATCAAGAGTGTCTGAATGTTAGATGTTGTGTTTCTCCGAGTAAATCAACATAATCTTTCTTGTGAAGTTACCAGCGGAATACTGCATGCCCATTGAGTGTATTGGAGCTCAACGCTACATAAATTGTGACCATGTCACAATGTGTTCGCATAAGTGTTTCAAGGCATATTTAAAGCATCTTGTGAAACGATAAAGCATCAAGTTGTCATTGACTTCCAACTACCACGGAGGATCCTCTAACCTCCGGAACAACGCTACAAACTTCTGTCCGTTATTTCTCGTAACCTTCTTACTCTCCTCAGTCTCAGTCGACATGACCTGGACACATTCATccgcctcttcttcctccttcgATATCCTCTCGAAAGCAGGATGAGCCTCAAGATGCTGAACCATCCACAAGTGCAAGTCCTCGACATCGGTGATGGTATACACAATGCCGCCTGGTCGTAGCGCATAAGCGTATTCAGAGTTCAACGTTGTCGATACAATTCTGGCTTTGTGCTTCCTGGCCTTGAAGTGAGGATCGGGGAAGCAGATGAAGATCTTGGATAGTTGGGCCTTCTTGAAGAAATTTGGGAGGAACTTCATAGTGTTTGCTCGGATGCAGCCCACGTTCTGATACATGTTGTCCGAGTTTTGTGATCGCAGTGCCTTTATACGCTCTTGAACGTAGCCTGCTACTTGTGTTCGGATCTCCAGGCCTGGGTACATTAGTACACATGCTATTTGACGGCATTTCACTTCACTTACCGAGTGTGAGAGTGTCAGGTAGCTTGGGCGCTAAAGCAACGAGAAGACCTCCAAATCCACAGCCAATATCGACAATTTCCACATCTTTTGTCAGTTTAGGAGGCTTTGAGGGATCCTCTGGTGTTCCCTCCTGGACGTAGTGTGGAAAATATGAGGACCAATCCATATCGTCTGGAGATTTAGGACTAGAGTAAGTTAGGAATAATGCAATTGATATGAGCCAGAGCACATACTATTCTAGCATATGATCAGAGAAAGGATTTGCGTGCGCTCTTTGGCGATAGAACTTTTTTCGCGGTAGTTGAGTGACCCCATCTTTCGTCCTCTTTGCGCGATCCTTCTCACGCTCTTTCTGTTTATTTGTGAGCTCTGTCGTCATGGTGGCTGTTGATGCTATTCAGTTGGTGCTTGTCAATTTCTGGTGATAATTTGTGAAGTTGATGCGAACGAAGCTTTGCGGGCGGCAGAATGATCCATACTCGGCAGGCGGTGTGACGAGCTGAGCATTGGCCTTGCACATGCCAATTAAGTGACGGAAATAAACCCTGTTCGTTGGACATTGGGTCATGGAGCTTCGACCTCCATCCCTGAAGGCAGCCTCGGAATCTGTGATTTTACCACCCACAGCATCACACGTTTCCAAGTCATGAGCTTTTTTACTTCAAAGCAAGCTGTAGCGCTACCCAGATTGCCCCAGATGTCCTCCGACGCATCATGGAACTTCTTTGGTCATATAATGACCGAGTACTCTTCTATCGTTAACCTGATCTCTCTTGTCTGTGTAAGTGAAGATCGACCGAGTTTCCCCTGGGCTTGTGACTGATTTACGGATAGCTCGGCCTTGGTCTTATGCTATTCATAcctgttcttcttctcgtgATCTTCGACCTCTTCCTTTGGATGTGGAGGAATATCAGTAATACGAACCCACCTTCGATTGTCGATTCCGAACCCGATAGCGTTGTCACTACGAATCCACATGCTGCTGCAATTGCAACAGGAATAGACAAAGGGTCACTTTAATTATGATAGCACACAACGAACTGGAAATACGTGAATTCTCATTGGGGCTTCAAACTTGATACTTTTATTTTGGCTATTCAATACGGACTTTTATGCAATTTGCGACAGGACCTTGATCAGATCAGCTGTCACTCCCATGGCGGTCACATCacctccagcaccagcacccTGGACAATCAGAGGGTTGCTTCCATATCTCTCAGTGTAGAAGCTGATAATGTTATCACTGCCCTTAAGAGCAGCAATGGGGTGCGAGCGGTCGAATTGCTCCAGGCCAACCTTGACCTGCTTGGAAGCAGCATCAATGCTACCAACAAATCGGACAACCTTGccagccttctcagcagcagccttggtcTCCTCCATCTGAGAGTCAAAGGCAgggagcttctcaaggaacTCGTCGCCGCTGGAAACAGACTCCAGCTCCTTGGGAATGAGGCTCTGCACGGGGAAAGAAGTGGGGGACTCAACGGGGATGCCAGCCAGACGAGCAAGGATAGTCAGCTTACGGGCGACATCAAGACCATTGAGATCATCTCGGGGGTCAGGCTCAGTGTAGCCCAAGgacttggccttcttgacctcctcaGACCACTTGCCGCCCTGGCCCTCGGTAGGAGCAAaagagttgaagaggaaAGACATGGTGCCGCTGAAGACACCCTCAATCTTGGTAACCTTGTCACCAGTCTCGACCAAGTCCTTCAGGGTGGAAATAACGGGGAGACCAGCACCGACGGAAGACTCATGGTAAACACGGGCTCCAGAGGACTCGGCAGCTGAGAAGATGTCCTGCCACAGCTTGTACGAGCCCGAGAAGGCCTTCTTGTTAGGTGTGACGATGCTTATGCCTCGGCTCAGGGCAAGAGGGTAAAGTTCCGCAACATCCTGAGAGCTGGTATTGTCGACAAGAACGCTCTTGGCGGGGGCCTTAGCCAGGTACTCGACAACCTGAGGGAGAGCGAGAGGAGCCTTGGTAGAGGAGCCAAGTGTTTCGATGACGTTTCCGATGTTAAGGGGAGAGTAGTCGTCGTTGAAGAGAGCTTTACGGCTCGTGGCAATGTATGCGAGGTTCAGCTTCGGTGATGGCTTCCGAGCAGCGAGGGATTGGAGCTGGTCGATGAAGGCTTTGCCGACACCTCCGGCACCTGTTGTTGGCAATTGTCAGTTTGTGGTGTTTCATAGCTTTAGTGTTTCAATTACCGATAATTCCAATGAAAACTTGTTTGGGAGCGGCCATTGTTGCTCTTGTACTGAGAAACTGTTGACGAAACTTGTGAAGGAATAAAGTCAAGCTCCGATGGCGGGGCACTGAAGACGGTGATATGAGCACACCATATAACCCCGCGGTGGATTACCCTACAACATCGGAGACTTATAAACAGCAACCAATTGGGCAACCAATTGATGAGTCCACTTTGTTCATGGCATCTATATGATAGAGGATCATATTGATAATAAGGCCCTGAAGATATGGTAGATCAATGAAAGTGTAGTAGTTTGACTACCTTAAGTTGTTGCTTCAGTACTGAACTTTGATTGCCTCAGGCTGAGCATGAATGGGTCTCATTCGGTATGGCCCAGTGATATAACATTGTTTTCCTCTTCATGATCAACAATTATCAGCCACAAGAACACACGCAAACCACCCAACGTATCGAACAGGATGCCTCAAGATCCGAATTTGTATGGTCAGCGACCAGTCAAGAAACAAAAGCGAGATGCAACATTAACTAGCTCGCTCGACTTCACTGCTCAACTGACATCGCTGATGTCAAATAATTCATCAGGGACACCATCAGCTGGC
Proteins encoded in this region:
- a CDS encoding uncharacterized protein (expressed protein); the protein is MSSDASWNFFGHIMTEYSSIVNLISLVCLGLGLMLFIPVLLLVIFDLFLWMWRNISNTNPPSIVDSEPDSVVTTNPHAAAIATGIDKGSL
- a CDS encoding homoserine dehydrogenase-domain-containing protein, producing MAAPKQVFIGIIGAGGVGKAFIDQLQSLAARKPSPKLNLAYIATSRKALFNDDYSPLNIGNVIETLGSSTKAPLALPQVVEYLAKAPAKSVLVDNTSSQDVAELYPLALSRGISIVTPNKKAFSGSYKLWQDIFSAAESSGARVYHESSVGAGLPVISTLKDLVETGDKVTKIEGVFSGTMSFLFNSFAPTEGQGGKWSEEVKKAKSLGYTEPDPRDDLNGLDVARKLTILARLAGIPVESPTSFPVQSLIPKELESVSSGDEFLEKLPAFDSQMEETKAAAEKAGKVVRFVGSIDAASKQVKVGLEQFDRSHPIAALKGSDNIISFYTERYGSNPLIVQGAGAGGDVTAMGVTADLIKVLSQIA
- a CDS encoding putative methyltransferase-domain-containing protein, whose protein sequence is MTTELTNKQKEREKDRAKRTKDGVTQLPRKKFYRQRAHANPFSDHMLEYPKSPDDMDWSSYFPHYVQEGTPEDPSKPPKLTKDVEIVDIGCGFGGLLVALAPKLPDTLTLGLEIRTQVAGYVQERIKALRSQNSDNMYQNVGCIRANTMKFLPNFFKKAQLSKIFICFPDPHFKARKHKARIVSTTLNSEYAYALRPGGIVYTITDVEDLHLWMVQHLEAHPAFERISKEEEEADECVQVMSTETEESKKVTRNNGQKFVALFRSTTNFTTYIQSIFVQECGSEVNILVMALKRRDVIVAGLAAFIAWGFAASWSPVLRWAGHAFVAGSLVTLVALLAGLFLVSRRPSDRILQPHGVTFLGKKSWRLEVQGLRQRQSYTPTPIDPESPRVSEAIDNLLGLITRDFVNSWYSNISRNPSFSNQVDQAVRQALLSLTDFLRHKDLAELVTSRLVPLLTAHFRDFYEAEKSVRGKKLNRSVTESEELDLAIASKFRDGRLHPAASLSFPDTKMVQQDYLRSLVAKIVPQILPENMLSSRAVSIIIREIVACAVLFPVIQLLSEPDTWNQLMENLGRSMLQDRSTVRKLRAALDQHAPSTPKANKLASMPRVAPGDSERKFEKFIRAIRKVNNLSDARRFRSEVASQLKRDSLEDNQDQVYLRRLEMGKRLLDQRVNHLAAGGERRPPGPLPLPSTSSSQSKLESAPLVDILRDSSALSYFMEYMDRQNLMPLVQFWLVVDGFRNPLEDDGPDDELPSTLPMWTDADRQDLQQINQAYLSRPELKVPDHSRNEVKEFIKAGKSATPLQYYRARRAILKAQSAVLEEMRSRFFQSFKKSDLFYKCLAAEEAANIQTLRSTPQPEVQAQAQTQASATNRASKTLPAKPRPVSRLTPQLSNAGKRTGSASDLKSLTSNGNGHGHRARRSLDEGSFNPLFDDDDIDTDGLGDSVQSLDPDANSQQLPDTQVVKAVEQAFTDIMEDDRPQTAEALRASLFGGPGGPGGSSIGGIDDNASSLFSGNDNESHRGSLDMGIRPPMANKEGEKPSLSSLGLVSAASRIGVFVDDDLFGDNNKDLPDDGDPDDGPPPDDEDEVHEAAPGDLGLAEAITALSNDIDRLVAQEAVVESLTRKAELTNNTAELRILRKSKASLQREIRRKELQRQQYVIQESDNSLYGRSTIKIKSIQVGREEDGREFALYVIEVQRNAGEQMPAASWVISRRYSEFHELHQKLRSRYPSVRNLDFPRRRMVMKFQSEFLRKRRTALQQYLQDLLLLPEVCRSRELRAFLSQSVITQGQDILDREDKKDMMTRLYDSVADGMDDILGNIPVLDQISEAGQNLIAAATNQLNAVPLNINEDTFPAAEAEAELNAFENKELEPFIKPICDIFLEIFELNKGNNWLRGRAVVVVLQQLLGGTIERKVRDNVKMLVQDENILKYIALVQDSLWPGGQLQRDRKPRTAAEKKKTRTEASLMLATLVPDLAGSVVGRVNAQTASRRIFATLNNSRLNAHLVFTMIDEIVSVLFEEPYPFHVSRTIGSYFTSTKSDVEAHFATHGTGEITEVKLMNGFGFIEYKDPMDARDVVPAFHGSDFMGERLTVQFARGSRHREGGFGNHERTAPRPRRTPHRMQITGLPNDTSWQDLKDFARQSSLDVVYSETGRDSNGRGFVEFETAADLRTAVEKLDGREFKGQRVQCVADTQPDMPPRERGRSRSPGRRPYPPPMDDYDRRGPPRGYSPRGGGGYGYRDRSPRRDYYDDRARYRSPPRRPMEDYPPPPPRGRYDDPYRRDYPPPPDPYANGRPPYDRPPRDFPPREGGYPRDGGYPRDYDRGGRYW